From the genome of Streptomyces sp. V1I1, one region includes:
- the hisD gene encoding histidinol dehydrogenase encodes MISRIDLRGDALPEGAALRDLLPRAEFDVEAALEKVRPICEDVHHRGTAALIEYAEKFDGVKLDRVRVPAAALADALEQLDPEVRAALEESIRRARIVHRAQRRDEHTTQVVPGGTVTEKWVPVERVGLYAPGGRSVYPSSVIMNVVPAQEAGVESVALASPPQKEFDGLPHPTILAACALLGVDEVYAAGGAQAVAMFAYGTEGPDGCAPANMVTGPGNIWVAAAKRYFTGRIGIDTEAGPTEIAILADSAADPVHVAADLISQAEHDPMAAAVLVTDSVELADAVEKELEPQVAATKHIEDRIVPALSGKQSAIVLVDGVEEGLRVVNAYGAEHLEIQTADASAVAARVRNAGAIFVGPWAPVSLGDYCAGSNHVLPTGGCACHSSGLSVQSFLRGIHIVDYTRDALADVTHHVVTLAEAEDLPAHGAALKARFGWKVPEQ; translated from the coding sequence GTGATCTCTCGAATCGATCTGCGTGGCGACGCTCTCCCCGAGGGTGCCGCTCTGCGCGACCTGCTGCCCCGTGCCGAGTTCGACGTGGAAGCAGCCCTGGAGAAGGTGCGGCCCATCTGCGAGGACGTGCATCATCGCGGCACGGCGGCGCTGATCGAGTACGCGGAGAAATTCGACGGTGTGAAGCTGGACCGGGTACGAGTGCCCGCAGCGGCACTCGCCGACGCCCTGGAGCAGCTCGACCCCGAGGTCAGGGCCGCTCTGGAGGAGTCGATCCGGCGCGCCAGGATCGTGCACCGCGCCCAGCGCCGAGACGAGCACACCACCCAGGTCGTCCCCGGAGGCACCGTCACCGAGAAGTGGGTGCCGGTCGAGCGCGTCGGTCTGTACGCACCGGGCGGCCGCTCCGTCTACCCCTCCTCCGTGATCATGAACGTGGTGCCGGCGCAGGAGGCGGGCGTCGAATCCGTCGCGCTCGCGTCCCCGCCGCAGAAAGAGTTCGACGGGCTGCCGCACCCGACGATCCTGGCCGCCTGCGCGCTGCTCGGCGTCGACGAGGTGTACGCCGCGGGCGGCGCCCAAGCCGTGGCGATGTTCGCGTACGGCACCGAGGGACCTGACGGATGCGCCCCCGCGAACATGGTGACGGGCCCCGGCAATATCTGGGTCGCCGCCGCCAAGCGGTACTTCACCGGCCGCATCGGTATCGACACCGAGGCGGGTCCGACCGAGATCGCGATCCTCGCCGACTCGGCCGCCGACCCGGTGCACGTCGCCGCCGACCTGATCAGCCAGGCCGAGCACGACCCGATGGCCGCCGCCGTGCTGGTCACCGACTCCGTGGAGCTGGCGGACGCAGTCGAGAAGGAGCTCGAGCCGCAGGTCGCGGCAACCAAGCACATCGAGGACCGGATCGTCCCGGCGCTGAGCGGCAAGCAGTCCGCGATCGTCCTGGTCGACGGCGTCGAAGAGGGACTGCGGGTAGTCAACGCGTACGGCGCCGAGCACCTGGAGATCCAGACCGCCGACGCCTCCGCGGTCGCCGCCCGGGTCCGCAACGCCGGCGCGATCTTCGTCGGCCCGTGGGCGCCCGTCTCGCTCGGTGACTACTGCGCGGGCTCCAACCACGTCCTGCCGACCGGTGGCTGCGCCTGCCACTCCTCGGGCCTGTCCGTCCAGTCCTTCCTGCGCGGCATCCACATCGTCGACTACACGCGCGACGCGCTCGCCGACGTGACGCACCATGTCGTCACGCTCGCCGAGGCCGAGGACCTGCCCGCGCACGGCGCCGCCCTCAAGGCACGCTTCGGATGGAAGGTGCCTGAGCAGTGA
- a CDS encoding histidinol-phosphate transaminase — MTGIDDLPIRDELRGKSPYGAPQLDVPVQLNTNENPYPLPEPLVERIAERVAEAARGLNRYPDRDAVELRTELARYLTRTAGHEVTLANVWAANGSNEVIQQLLQTFGGPGRSAIGFEPSYSMHGLISRGTGTHWISGPRRDDFTIDLDAAGEAIAQHRPDVVFITSPNNPTGTAVQAETVLALYEAAQAAKPSLVVVDEAYVEFSHRPSLLPLIEGRPNLVVSRTMSKAFGAAGLRLGYLAAHPAVVDAVQLVRLPYHLSAVTQATALAALEHTDTLLGYVEQLKRERDRLVTELRAIGWEVTESDANFVQFGRFPDSHEAWQKILDRGVLVRDNGVPGWLRVTAGTPEENDAFLDAVRELKKEYDA, encoded by the coding sequence GTGACCGGAATCGACGATCTGCCCATCCGCGACGAGCTTCGCGGCAAGTCCCCGTACGGGGCGCCCCAGCTCGACGTACCCGTACAGCTGAACACCAACGAGAACCCGTATCCGCTGCCCGAGCCGCTGGTCGAGCGGATCGCCGAGCGGGTCGCGGAGGCCGCGCGCGGGCTCAACCGCTACCCCGACCGGGACGCCGTCGAACTGCGCACCGAGCTCGCCCGCTACCTCACCCGTACGGCCGGGCACGAGGTGACTCTCGCCAACGTCTGGGCCGCCAACGGCTCCAACGAGGTCATCCAGCAGCTGCTCCAGACCTTCGGCGGCCCCGGCCGCAGCGCCATCGGCTTCGAGCCCTCGTACTCGATGCACGGACTCATCTCGCGCGGCACCGGCACCCACTGGATCTCAGGACCGCGCCGCGACGACTTCACGATCGACCTCGACGCGGCAGGCGAGGCCATCGCCCAGCACCGGCCGGACGTCGTCTTCATCACCTCGCCCAACAACCCGACGGGCACCGCGGTCCAGGCCGAAACCGTCCTCGCGCTGTACGAGGCGGCCCAGGCTGCCAAGCCGTCCCTGGTGGTCGTCGACGAGGCGTACGTCGAATTCAGCCACCGCCCCTCGCTGCTGCCGCTGATCGAGGGTCGGCCGAACCTCGTGGTCTCGCGCACCATGTCCAAGGCCTTCGGCGCGGCCGGTCTGCGCCTCGGCTACCTGGCCGCGCACCCCGCCGTGGTCGACGCCGTCCAGCTGGTGCGCCTGCCGTACCACCTGTCGGCCGTCACCCAGGCCACCGCGCTGGCCGCGCTGGAGCACACCGATACGCTGCTCGGGTATGTCGAGCAGCTGAAGCGTGAGCGGGACCGGCTGGTCACCGAGCTGCGCGCGATCGGCTGGGAGGTCACCGAATCGGACGCCAACTTCGTCCAGTTCGGCCGCTTCCCCGACAGCCATGAGGCCTGGCAGAAGATCCTCGACCGGGGCGTCTTGGTCCGTGACAACGGAGTGCCCGGGTGGCTGCGGGTCACCGCCGGCACCCCAGAAGAGAACGACGCGTTTCTCGACGCGGTTCGTGAACTGAAGAAGGAGTACGACGCATGA
- the hisB gene encoding imidazoleglycerol-phosphate dehydratase HisB: MSRVGRVERTTKETSVVVEIDLDGHGKVDVSTGVGFYDHMLDQLGRHGLFDLTVKTEGDLHIDSHHTIEDTALALGAAFKQALGDKVGIYRFGNCTVPLDESLAQVTVDLSGRPYLVHTEPENMAPMIGSYDTTMTRHIFESFVAQAQIALHINVPYGRNAHHIVECQFKALARALRYASERDPRAVGILPSTKGAL; the protein is encoded by the coding sequence ATGAGCCGCGTTGGCCGTGTCGAACGCACCACCAAGGAGACGTCCGTCGTCGTCGAGATCGACCTCGACGGCCACGGAAAGGTCGACGTGTCGACCGGGGTCGGCTTCTACGACCACATGCTCGACCAGCTCGGCCGCCACGGCCTGTTCGACCTCACCGTGAAGACCGAGGGCGATCTGCACATCGACTCGCACCACACCATCGAGGACACCGCCCTCGCGCTCGGCGCCGCCTTCAAGCAGGCGCTCGGCGACAAGGTGGGGATTTATCGATTCGGCAACTGCACCGTGCCGCTGGACGAGTCCCTCGCCCAGGTCACCGTGGACCTCTCGGGCCGCCCGTACCTCGTGCACACCGAGCCCGAGAACATGGCGCCCATGATCGGCTCGTACGACACGACCATGACCCGGCACATCTTCGAGTCCTTCGTCGCCCAGGCCCAGATCGCGCTGCACATCAACGTCCCGTACGGGCGCAACGCGCACCACATCGTGGAGTGCCAGTTCAAGGCGCTGGCCCGCGCTCTGCGGTACGCCTCCGAGCGCGACCCGCGCGCGGTGGGCATCCTCCCCTCCACGAAGGGCGCACTGTGA
- the hisH gene encoding imidazole glycerol phosphate synthase subunit HisH: MSTPKKVVVFDYGFGNVRSAERALARVGADVEITRDFDTAMNADGLLVPGVGAFSACMEGLKKARGEWVVDRRLSGGRPVMGICVGMQILFARGIEHGVESEGLDEWPGTVGPLKAPIVPHMGWNTVEAPADSKLFAGVDADARFYFVHSYAVHEWSLEVTNPAIRAPQVTWATHGERFVAAVENGALWATQFHPEKSGDAGAQLLTNWIETL, translated from the coding sequence ATGAGCACTCCGAAGAAAGTCGTCGTCTTCGACTACGGATTCGGCAATGTCCGCTCCGCCGAGCGGGCGCTGGCCCGCGTCGGCGCGGACGTCGAGATCACCCGTGACTTCGACACGGCCATGAACGCCGACGGGCTCCTCGTCCCCGGCGTCGGCGCCTTCTCCGCCTGCATGGAAGGCCTCAAGAAGGCCCGCGGCGAGTGGGTCGTCGACCGCCGGCTCTCCGGCGGCCGCCCGGTCATGGGCATCTGCGTCGGCATGCAGATCCTCTTCGCGCGCGGCATCGAGCACGGCGTGGAGAGCGAGGGCCTCGACGAATGGCCCGGCACGGTCGGCCCGCTGAAGGCCCCGATCGTTCCCCACATGGGCTGGAACACCGTCGAAGCGCCGGCCGACAGCAAGCTCTTCGCCGGAGTCGACGCCGATGCCCGGTTCTACTTCGTGCACTCCTACGCCGTGCACGAGTGGAGCCTGGAAGTCACCAACCCCGCCATCCGCGCGCCCCAGGTCACCTGGGCCACGCACGGCGAGCGCTTTGTCGCAGCCGTCGAGAACGGCGCGCTGTGGGCGACCCAGTTCCACCCCGAGAAGTCCGGCGACGCCGGCGCCCAGCTGCTGACCAACTGGATTGAGACGCTGTAA
- the priA gene encoding bifunctional 1-(5-phosphoribosyl)-5-((5-phosphoribosylamino)methylideneamino)imidazole-4-carboxamide isomerase/phosphoribosylanthranilate isomerase PriA translates to MPKLELLPAVDVRDGQAVRLVHGESGTETSYGSPLEAALTWQRAGAEWLHLVDLDAAFGTGDNRALIAEVANAMDVKVELSGGIRDDASLAAALATGCARVNLGTAALETPEWVAKVIAEHGDKIAVGLDVRGTTLRGRGWTRDGGDLYETLARLDSEGCARYVVTDIAKDGTLQGPNLELLKNVCAATDKPVVASGGVSSLDDLRAIASLVPEGVEGAIVGKALYAKAFTLEEALAAVSA, encoded by the coding sequence ATGCCGAAGCTTGAACTCCTCCCCGCCGTCGACGTCCGCGACGGCCAGGCCGTCCGCCTCGTGCACGGTGAGTCCGGTACGGAGACGTCGTACGGCTCTCCGCTGGAGGCCGCCCTGACCTGGCAGCGCGCGGGCGCCGAGTGGCTGCACCTGGTCGACCTGGACGCGGCCTTCGGCACCGGCGACAACCGGGCGCTGATCGCCGAGGTCGCCAACGCGATGGACGTCAAGGTCGAGCTCTCCGGCGGTATCCGTGACGACGCCTCGCTCGCGGCCGCGCTGGCCACCGGCTGCGCCCGGGTCAACCTGGGGACGGCCGCGCTGGAGACCCCCGAGTGGGTCGCCAAGGTCATCGCAGAGCACGGCGACAAGATCGCGGTCGGGCTGGACGTACGCGGTACGACGCTGCGCGGCCGCGGCTGGACCCGCGACGGCGGCGACCTCTACGAGACGCTCGCCCGGCTCGACTCCGAGGGCTGCGCCCGCTACGTCGTCACCGACATCGCCAAGGACGGCACCCTCCAGGGCCCCAACCTGGAGCTGCTGAAGAACGTCTGCGCGGCCACCGACAAGCCGGTCGTCGCCTCCGGCGGCGTCTCCTCGCTCGACGATCTGCGGGCGATCGCCTCGCTGGTGCCCGAGGGCGTCGAGGGCGCGATCGTCGGCAAGGCGCTGTACGCGAAGGCGTTCACCCTCGAAGAGGCACTCGCGGCGGTGTCGGCATGA
- a CDS encoding RidA family protein yields MTDSGSDSVRRIGSDGPWEEAFGYSRAVQLPNGLVLVSGCTSVVGGQIAAGGPYEQAVTAFGVALDALKELGLGREDVVRTRMYITHARDVDEVGRAHKELFGEVRPATSMLIVSGFVEPSLVVEVEVEAYRGGAE; encoded by the coding sequence ATGACCGATTCAGGCTCTGATTCCGTACGGCGTATCGGCTCGGACGGGCCGTGGGAGGAGGCCTTCGGCTACTCCCGCGCCGTCCAGCTGCCGAACGGCCTGGTCCTGGTCTCCGGCTGCACCTCGGTCGTGGGCGGCCAGATCGCCGCGGGCGGTCCGTACGAGCAGGCGGTGACCGCTTTCGGTGTCGCCCTCGACGCGCTGAAGGAGCTGGGCCTCGGCCGGGAAGACGTCGTGCGTACGCGGATGTACATCACGCACGCCCGGGACGTGGACGAGGTCGGCCGCGCACACAAGGAACTGTTCGGCGAGGTCCGTCCGGCCACGTCGATGCTCATCGTCTCCGGCTTCGTCGAACCGAGCCTGGTCGTCGAGGTCGAGGTCGAGGCCTACCGAGGAGGTGCCGAATGA
- the hisF gene encoding imidazole glycerol phosphate synthase subunit HisF codes for MTLAVRVIPCLDVDNGRVVKGVNFQNLRDAGDPVEMAKLYDAEGADELTFLDITASSGNRETTYDVVRRTAEQVFIPLTVGGGVRSADDVDKLLRAGADKVGVNTAAIARPELIREIAERFGRQVLVLSVDARRTADGSFEVTTHGGRKGTGIDAVEWAHRAAELGAGEILLNSMDADGTKDGYDIEMIAAVRKHVSVPVIASGGAGKSADFPPAVAAGADAVLAASVFHFGDLRISQVKDALREAGHPVR; via the coding sequence ATGACCCTCGCGGTCCGAGTCATCCCTTGCCTGGACGTGGACAACGGCCGGGTCGTCAAGGGAGTCAACTTCCAGAATCTGCGGGACGCGGGCGACCCCGTCGAGATGGCCAAGCTGTACGACGCCGAGGGCGCCGACGAGCTGACCTTCCTCGACATCACGGCCTCGTCCGGCAACCGTGAGACGACGTACGACGTGGTGCGCCGCACCGCCGAGCAGGTCTTCATCCCGCTGACCGTGGGCGGCGGCGTGCGCAGCGCCGACGACGTGGACAAGCTGCTGCGCGCGGGCGCGGACAAGGTGGGCGTGAACACCGCCGCGATCGCCCGCCCCGAGCTGATCCGCGAGATCGCGGAGCGTTTCGGCCGCCAGGTGCTGGTGCTGTCGGTCGACGCGCGGCGTACTGCCGATGGCTCCTTCGAGGTCACCACGCACGGCGGCCGCAAGGGCACCGGCATCGACGCCGTCGAATGGGCGCACCGGGCCGCCGAGTTGGGCGCGGGCGAGATCCTGCTCAACTCGATGGACGCCGACGGCACGAAGGACGGCTACGACATCGAGATGATCGCGGCGGTCCGTAAGCACGTGTCCGTCCCGGTCATCGCGAGCGGCGGCGCGGGCAAGTCGGCGGACTTCCCCCCGGCCGTCGCGGCGGGCGCGGACGCGGTGCTGGCGGCCTCCGTGTTCCACTTCGGCGATCTGCGTATCTCCCAGGTCAAGGACGCCCTGCGGGAGGCGGGGCACCCCGTCCGCTGA
- a CDS encoding TIGR03085 family metal-binding protein — MSTHAKRERLLLADLLETAGPDAPTLCEGWKTRDLAAHVVVRERRMDAAGGILIGALKDRLERVQAEFASKPYEELIQLIRTGPPRMSPYGIKQLDEAANTVEFYVHTEDVRRAQPDWTPRDLDRVFEDALWSRLEKAARLLGRKAPVGLVLRRTDGQTAVAHRGTPVVTVTGEPGELTMFAFGRQDVARVELEGDKDAIARLHETEAFGM; from the coding sequence ATGTCGACCCATGCCAAGCGTGAACGACTTCTGCTCGCCGACCTGTTGGAGACGGCGGGCCCCGATGCTCCGACCCTGTGCGAAGGCTGGAAGACCCGTGATCTGGCCGCCCATGTGGTGGTGCGGGAGCGGCGGATGGACGCGGCGGGCGGGATTCTGATCGGCGCGCTCAAGGACCGGCTGGAACGGGTCCAGGCGGAGTTCGCCTCGAAGCCGTACGAGGAGCTCATCCAGCTGATCCGTACGGGACCGCCGCGGATGTCTCCGTACGGGATCAAGCAGCTCGACGAGGCGGCCAACACCGTCGAGTTCTATGTGCACACCGAGGATGTGCGGCGGGCCCAGCCGGACTGGACGCCGCGCGATCTGGACCGGGTCTTCGAGGACGCCCTGTGGTCGCGCCTCGAGAAGGCGGCCAGGCTGCTGGGCCGCAAGGCACCGGTCGGGCTTGTGCTGCGGCGTACGGACGGGCAGACGGCGGTCGCCCACCGCGGCACCCCGGTGGTGACGGTGACCGGGGAGCCGGGTGAGCTGACGATGTTCGCCTTCGGACGGCAGGACGTGGCGCGGGTGGAGCTGGAGGGCGACAAGGACGCGATCGCGCGGCTGCACGAGACCGAGGCGTTCGGGATGTAG
- the hisI gene encoding phosphoribosyl-AMP cyclohydrolase produces the protein MTSSVPASSLDPAVAARLRRSADGLVPAIAQQYDTGEVLMLGWMDDEALHRTLTTGRCTYWSRSRQEYWVKGDTSGHVQYVKSVALDCDADAILVKVDQVGAACHTGARTCFDADVLPLDQ, from the coding sequence ATGACCAGCAGTGTCCCCGCCAGCTCCCTCGATCCCGCCGTCGCCGCCCGCCTCAGGCGCAGCGCCGACGGCCTGGTTCCGGCCATCGCCCAGCAGTACGACACCGGTGAGGTGCTGATGCTCGGGTGGATGGACGACGAGGCCCTGCACCGCACCCTGACCACCGGCCGCTGTACCTACTGGTCCCGCAGCCGCCAGGAGTACTGGGTCAAGGGCGACACATCCGGCCATGTCCAGTACGTCAAGTCCGTCGCGCTGGACTGCGACGCCGACGCGATCCTCGTCAAGGTCGACCAGGTCGGAGCCGCCTGCCACACCGGGGCCCGCACCTGCTTCGACGCCGACGTGCTCCCGCTGGACCAGTAG
- a CDS encoding anthranilate synthase component I: MDLDTFRKLAADRRVIPVSRKLLADGDTPVGLYRKLAGEREGTFLLESAENGRSWSRYSFIGVRSDATLTERDGHVHWLGTPPVGVPVDGDPLRALRATVEALHTPPTPSGVGGTPTRDLASGMPPFTGGMVGYLGYDIVRRLEKIGPGERDDLKLPELTMLLTSDLAVLDHWDGTVLLIANAINHNDLDTGVDEAYADAVARLDAMEADLTRPLASAPAVLPPSELPEFSALWGGEDYQDAVEDIKERIRAGEAFQVVPSQRFETPCTASALDVYRVLRATNPSPYMYLFRFDGFDVVGSSPEALVKVEDGHAMVHPIAGTRPRGATPQEDQALADELMADPKERAEHLMLVDLGRNDLGRVCEPGSVEVVDFMSIERYSHVMHIVSTVTGQVAEGRTAFDVLTACFPAGTLSGAPKPRAMQIIDELEPSRRGLYGGCVGYLDFAGDSDTAIAIRTALLRDGTAFVQAGAGVVADSDPVAEDTECRNKAAAVLRAVHTANRLNS; encoded by the coding sequence ATGGATCTCGACACCTTCCGCAAGCTCGCCGCCGACCGCCGTGTCATCCCCGTCAGCCGCAAGCTCCTCGCCGACGGCGACACCCCGGTCGGGCTCTACCGCAAGCTCGCCGGCGAGCGCGAAGGCACCTTCCTCCTGGAGTCCGCCGAGAACGGCCGCTCCTGGTCCCGGTACTCCTTCATCGGCGTACGCTCCGACGCGACCCTCACCGAACGTGACGGCCATGTGCACTGGCTCGGCACCCCGCCGGTCGGCGTCCCGGTCGACGGCGACCCCCTGCGGGCCCTGCGCGCCACCGTCGAGGCGCTGCACACTCCCCCTACGCCTAGCGGCGTGGGAGGTACCCCCACACGCGACCTCGCTTCCGGAATGCCACCCTTCACCGGCGGCATGGTCGGCTATCTCGGGTACGACATCGTCCGCAGGCTGGAGAAGATCGGCCCCGGCGAGCGCGACGACCTGAAGCTCCCCGAGCTGACCATGCTGCTCACCTCCGACCTCGCCGTGCTCGACCACTGGGACGGCACCGTCCTGCTGATCGCCAACGCGATCAACCACAACGACCTCGACACCGGCGTCGACGAGGCCTACGCCGACGCCGTCGCGCGCCTGGACGCTATGGAGGCCGACCTCACACGGCCGCTGGCCTCCGCGCCCGCCGTGCTGCCGCCCTCCGAGCTGCCGGAGTTCTCCGCGCTGTGGGGCGGCGAGGACTACCAGGACGCCGTCGAGGACATCAAGGAGCGCATCCGGGCCGGCGAGGCCTTTCAGGTCGTGCCCTCCCAGCGGTTCGAAACCCCTTGTACGGCAAGCGCGTTGGACGTCTACCGCGTGCTGCGGGCAACCAACCCCAGCCCGTACATGTACCTCTTCCGCTTCGATGGCTTCGATGTCGTCGGCTCCAGCCCCGAGGCGCTCGTCAAGGTCGAGGACGGGCACGCCATGGTCCACCCCATCGCCGGGACCCGGCCGCGCGGCGCGACCCCGCAGGAGGACCAGGCGCTCGCCGACGAGCTGATGGCCGACCCCAAGGAGCGTGCCGAACACCTGATGCTGGTCGACCTCGGCCGCAACGACCTGGGCCGGGTCTGCGAGCCCGGCAGCGTCGAGGTCGTCGATTTCATGTCGATCGAGCGGTACTCCCACGTCATGCACATCGTCTCGACGGTGACCGGCCAGGTCGCCGAGGGCCGTACCGCCTTCGACGTGCTGACCGCCTGCTTCCCCGCCGGCACCCTCTCCGGCGCCCCCAAGCCGCGCGCGATGCAGATCATCGACGAGCTGGAGCCCTCGCGGCGCGGACTGTACGGCGGCTGCGTCGGCTATCTCGACTTCGCCGGTGACTCCGACACCGCGATCGCCATCCGTACCGCACTGCTGCGCGACGGCACGGCGTTCGTGCAGGCCGGAGCGGGGGTCGTGGCCGACTCGGACCCGGTCGCCGAGGACACCGAGTGCCGCAACAAGGCGGCCGCGGTGCTCCGCGCCGTGCACACCGCGAACCGCCTCAACAGCTGA
- a CDS encoding TIGR02234 family membrane protein, which produces MGYVSAVPVPQPRAGSASATGSRRSLAAALFLGAVGATVVLLAAGQVWAEGRAAVGGGTLPLDAQGSDVTGVPTALAIVGLAALVAVFAVRSAGRLLVAVLLALSGAGAALAAFLGASDSAALDEQAAKTTGDAAATVEALTHTAWPYVTVAGSLLILLAGLLALRYGKQWPTMSGRYERDGTPRPRKAPAVDPDRPEDLWKALDRGEDPTREA; this is translated from the coding sequence GTGGGGTATGTGAGCGCTGTACCCGTACCCCAGCCCCGCGCCGGATCGGCATCCGCCACCGGCAGCCGCCGCAGCCTCGCCGCGGCCCTGTTCCTCGGCGCCGTCGGCGCGACCGTCGTACTGCTCGCCGCCGGCCAGGTCTGGGCCGAGGGCAGGGCAGCCGTCGGCGGCGGCACGCTGCCGCTCGACGCCCAGGGCAGCGATGTCACCGGAGTCCCGACGGCGCTCGCCATCGTCGGCCTGGCCGCCCTCGTCGCCGTCTTCGCGGTGCGCAGCGCGGGCCGGCTGCTCGTCGCCGTGCTGCTCGCCCTGAGCGGGGCCGGCGCGGCGCTCGCCGCCTTCCTCGGGGCCTCCGACAGCGCGGCCCTCGACGAGCAGGCGGCGAAGACCACCGGCGACGCGGCCGCCACGGTCGAGGCGCTCACCCACACCGCCTGGCCCTATGTGACCGTGGCCGGCAGCCTGCTGATCCTGCTCGCGGGCCTGCTCGCGCTGCGGTACGGCAAGCAGTGGCCCACGATGTCCGGCCGGTACGAGCGCGACGGCACCCCCCGGCCGCGCAAGGCACCGGCCGTGGACCCGGACCGGCCCGAGGATCTGTGGAAGGCCCTGGACCGCGGCGAGGACCCGACGCGGGAAGCGTGA
- a CDS encoding HGxxPAAW family protein, giving the protein MAGSSHGHTPAAWTGVTIAFIGFCVAGVFMVAANPLGFWAGVAVIILGGVVGLAMKAAGLGMPKESEAHVRARSQADQAQVATAQPATAQASS; this is encoded by the coding sequence ATGGCGGGCAGCAGCCACGGACACACCCCGGCCGCCTGGACCGGTGTCACCATCGCCTTCATCGGCTTCTGTGTCGCAGGCGTCTTCATGGTGGCGGCCAATCCGCTCGGCTTCTGGGCCGGAGTGGCCGTGATCATCCTCGGCGGCGTGGTCGGCCTGGCCATGAAGGCCGCCGGACTCGGCATGCCGAAGGAGTCGGAGGCCCACGTGCGGGCGAGGTCGCAGGCGGACCAGGCGCAGGTCGCCACGGCACAGCCCGCCACGGCGCAGGCGTCCTCCTGA